The nucleotide sequence TTATAGGCGCTTTGAACATTAGCCACGGTAAAATCTTTCTTGTGTAGTTTAATAAACCAATGGCTTTCGGGCAAATACTGGATGATTGGGGGAGCCAGATGAACCGTTACAAATTTGTCAAGGCTGCTACTGGCAACGTGAGTTACAAAGGGAAGCCTCTGAACGGCCGCTATTTCGCGTAGAAGTTGGGGCGCTGCCATAAAAAGTTATACGTAGAGCACGCAATCTACCTGAAGAAATGAATCTGGATAATGGAAATAATTAAGCGGTTCCAGAGAAGAATAAAGGACTTATAATAAGTGAGTATGAAACCAGAGAGAACGTACCACGTATAATGGTAATCTAGTTATAAACAACCGGAGGGCTGGGAAGGCTCTGATTATTTTAGAAACTCATTCTAAACAGGGAGACCCCATCATGTTGCAAGCCTTTTGTTAGGTAGACAGCTTCGGTTAAAAAATTGACAATCAAACTTTTATAGGCTTCGAGAACATTCTGAACAGAGAAATCATTTTCAATGAAGTTGATTGCTCTCCGCTCTTCGGGTAAGTAATTACACAGTTCAGGTACCAGGCTAACAGCAACTAAGTTCTCTTTCTGATACCAACTGACGCTGTACACAAACGAGAGGTTTGTTACAGTATCAATTTCTTGTTCAAGCCGTAAATCATCCATGGCAAAACTGAGGCTAAAATTTCATATATCACAATTATTATGCCATACTGTAGGGTTTACAATATCGTGAATTGGTTTTGCATATACCAATAAATTGTTACGAAAATAAAATTAAATATACTTAGCGAAAGGATAAGGAAGCCATACGTTTAGATATAGACTATAAAAACTAAGTAACTATGTATTGGTAAAACGAAGTAGTGGAGGTAAACGTATAAAACTGTTGGAGCGCCGTTTAACCAGAGCTAAATAAAAAGGCTAACCTATAGATGGTTAGCCTTCATTTAATCTGTGTGCTCCCGAAGGGATTCGAACCCCTATCGATGGTACCGGAAACCATAATTCTATCCATTGAACTACGGGAGCCTTTCCGTTTGGGAGTGCAAATATAGTGGCTTTTGACGCTATACCGCAACCCCTTTTGAAAATTTAGCTTATAATAACCTCAGTGTTTCATAATCACCGACCAGCTGTAAGTACAGCAGATGCGCCATTATACCGTGAATATTGTGAACCAGACGGTGTGCTTCGGGTAGCGTGGCAACGTAAAGCTTAGTGTGCTCATTTTCGTCGTCAGCGCCCGTTTTGCGCCCGTTAAGTGTCTGAATCTCGGCTAGCGGCATCCGTCGTTCCAGATAGAAGAAGTGCAGCGCTTCGTCGCTTGTGGCTGTAGCTGAAAACAAAGGTCTGTCGAACAGCGGCTTTAATTCATCTGGCTTTACGTCTAACTGCGTTTCCTCATTTAACTCGCGGGCCGCTACGTCAATCGGCTGATCGTCGTCATCGTCGATCATACCGGCCGGATGTTCGTGCAGTTCTGAGCCGTCGCAGATGCGTCGCTGCCTGACTAGCAAGATGTGCCGGTCGTCTGTTTCGTCATCAATCAGGACAACCAGAACCGAAACCGCGTCGCCTTTGAGGAAACAGATCGGATTTAGTTTGGTGCCTTCGGGTGCCTCGGCGTCTATGTTCAGCAGGGCATACAAAACGCCACCATCCTTGTGCCGTCGCTGAACGTGCAGCTCTTCGATCTTATTGACCGTAATTCCGTTTTGGGTTAATGCTTTGCGCCAGGCTTTGTATTTGCCTGCGTCATCCAGTGATACCTGTTTTTTCATTAGGGTTGAGTCGCTTCGGCTGTTCAACTCATGGGCATACGGTAGAGTTTAGCAATCTGAGGCAATGCCGTGGGCCGAAGTGTTCGACTAAAGCAGCTTCATCGTTTCGTAATCACCAACGTGCTGCAGATACAGAAAATGAATCAGGAGTCCGTTTACGTTATTAACCAGCTTATGCGCTTCGGGCAGCGACGTTACGACCGTTGTGATGCGTTCAAACTCCGACTGGTTGCCCATGTCTTTGTGATGAAACGCCAGGATGTCGGTCCGGGGCAGTTCTCGTTCGATAAAGTAAAAATGCATGGCCTCGTCGCTGGTGCCGGTACTTGGAAACCACAGGCGGGGGTTCAGTTTAGTTAGCTCATTTGCCCGGGCATCCAAACCAATTTCTTCGCCCAGTTCACGGGCTGCTACCTCATCGGGGGCATCATCAGCATCGACCATGCCCGCCGGATGCTCGTACGTATGCGAGCCATCCGAAATACGGCGTTGGCGGACCAGCACTACAAACTTTTCCTTTGTGTCTTTGTCGATTAAGCATACCAGTACCGAAACCGCATGGCCTTTCAGAAAAAGGGCGGGTGGAATTTTGTCACCCTCAGGCGTATCGGCATCCACTTCGAGCATGGCAAACAGCACTTCGCCATTGTGCCGCCGACGGATATAAAAATCGGTGACCTTGTTGATTTTCAGTCCGTTCATTTCGGCCTGGGTTTTCCAGAAACGAAACTTTGGGGCATCTTCCAGAGATTCTTTGTACTTGCTCATGTTGGTAGTTAGAGTTATGAACGGCTACTTCTGCGACAGACCCTGCGCGTCGGGGCCAACGTAGCGCTCAAAAAACTCGTAAATACGCAGCAGCCGGTCGATGCGCTGGCGAACGTTGCCTGTTCGGCTCAATTCGTGCGTAGCGCCGGGCATCCGGACGTATTCAACCGGTCGGCCAAGAATCTTCAGACTTTTATAGAGCATTTCGCTTTGAATGATACCCGTTCGTAGGTCATTCTCGCCATGTTTGATGAGCAGTGGTGTCCGGATGTTCTGCACAAACGTATAGGGTGAGTTGGCATCCAGTACCTTAGCATCAGCCTCCCAGGGATAGGCAAAATAATTAGGAATAAGCCGCCAGGCATTGCCTTCGCCCAAGAAAGTCGTCAGATCATAAACGCCCCGTTGCGCAAAAGCTGCTTTGAATCGGTTATCATGGCCAACAATCCAGGCCGTCAGATAACCGGCATAGGAGCCGCCCGTGATGACCTGCCGGGCGGTATCAACCCAGGATTCTCTGGCAGCGTCGGTAGCTGCGGCCAGAACATCTTCGGCGGGGCCGGTACCCCAATCCTTGATGTTAGCCCGCTGGAAATTGAGACCGTAACCGCCCGATCCGCGCGGGTTGGCATAGACGACGCCGTAGCCCTGCGCACACATGTACTGAAACTCGTGCCACATGGAGGCTTCACCCGGTCCCCACATGGCCGTCGGGCCGCCGTGCATATTGAGCAGAAGAGGATATTTTTTGCCCGCTTCTACTACGGCTGGTTTCATGATCCAGTAGTCGACGGTCTGGCCGAGCGAGTTCGTATAGGTGCGCTTCTGGGGGAAACTAAGCTGCTTCTGCACTACCCAGTCGTTGTGATTGCTCAGTTTGGTCTGCGCCTTAGCGGTCGCATCGGCCAGATAAAGCTCGGAAGGATTCGCTACTTCGGTTTTAGCCAGAACCAGGCGATTACCTGCTACATCGAAATACGTAATGCCGCTTTCGAAATCGGTTAACTGCGTAACCTGCCGCGTAATTGGATCGAGCCGATAGAGAGGAGTACCGCCGTTCGCAGAAGCGGTAAAGTAGAGCGTATTACCCGAAACGGGTTTTTTCCCCTTAGTGGGTAACGCCGAAGTGGCCCAGGCCAGACTGCCGGCTGCCCGGTCGAACGTAACGAGTTCAACGCCGGATGCTTTAGCACCGGTTAACGTTGCTATGCCAAGCTGCGGAAAATTAACACCTACCGAGGGCGTTACCAGGAACGCCAGTTGTTTGCCATCGGGCGAGATTTCGGGCGACGAGTAGCTTTTTCCCGCTTCGGCCAGAACCGTCGTCCGTATACCTGAGCCATCAGCCGAGATGAACACAATCGCGTTGTCCTGCTCCCGATCGGGGTGGCGGAGCGAATCCCGGTCCGTAACGGCCAGTAAACCCTGTCCGTTTGGAAGCCAGTTGCCCCCTTGTACAGAAGCAAAGCCACGGGTGAGGGGTTTGGCTATAGCACCATCGCGCACTTCGATCAGAAACAAATGCGTAAAGGACAGGTCGGGCTCGGTTGTGGCTTCGCTCTGAAAGTTGAGCCGGTTGATGACCTTAGCTTTCTTGTCTTCTACGTCTTTAGTCAGATACGCCCTGATTTCTGCCAATGTGCCATCAGGGTTGGATTTCACCCGGGCATCCGCTTTTATAAAATTATTATTGGCAAAGCCTGGCTTTTCGAGCGACCATACCGGCGTCTTCCTGCCTGGGTTCAGGAGTGTATCGTTCAGCATTTCGGTCATGGAAACCGTAGCTGTAAACGCAATACGCTTGCCATCGGGCGACCATTGCGGGGCTGAAGCGCCATACGGGCTGTTCGTTAATTGGTAGGCCTCTCCGCCGTCCAGGGGCATCACGAAAATCTGACTCTTACCTTTTACCGACCTCGTAAAGGCCAGAGTCTGGCCATCGGGAGACCAGACGGCCTGCCGGGCCGACTCGCTGCCGTGGGTGAGCGCTTTGCTGTCGCCGGGTTTCAGGCTCGTGAGATAGATGTGGGTTTTATAGTCGTACTCGTCGGATTTCTGATCAGTATTTGGCTCGATGGTCGTCAGCATATAGACGGCTCGCTGCCCATCGGGCGACAGTTCAATGCCGCTAATCTGTTTGATACGCGTCAGGTCCGTTACCAGAACCTTCGATTTGGTCTGTGCACAGACAACCTGCGCCGTAACGGCAATCAGCAGAAAGACTCGTTTTAGCATAATTGATTAAGATAACAGGGGTAGATACCGCTCCCGAATGATGTTGACGTGATGAATAGGATGCCCAACCAGCACAAAGCCGAGCGCCAGGACGGAAATTGTCCGGTTGTAACAGGTGCCGCTGCGTAGCAGCATTTCCCGGTCAAAGCTTTTGAATAAGGCGATGCTCGACTGCCTGACAAGGGCGTACTCTGCGTATAGATCCGCGAGAGTTCGCCGGGTGGCCTGAGCGTTCGCACCCAGCAGTTCTTCGTCATAACCGGGCAGGGTGGTTTGGTCGTTGCGGGCGAAACGTAAGGCCCGGTAGGTCATGATTCGCTCATTATCAATGATGTGCTGTAGAATGTCCCTAACTGTCCACTTGCCGGGGGCGTAACGGAGATCGCCCAGAGCCTCCAGTGTTTCAGCGGGCATTAACTGGTCAAATGAAGCGGTCTGGTTGAGCGCATCAACGACATTCAGGTCTTCGGCCAGATTAATGTATCGGTCAAAGAACTCCGGCATTACAGGGATTTCCGACTTCTTCATAAGGGGGTTCATTCAACCTGTAATATTAACCACAGCGGTCCCAACAATCCAGTATCCGTATCGATTTATCCGAATTGTTAAAGCCTTTGCTGGCAGATGTCATTTTCTTCGACTCGTTGCGCGGGCCGGATTACCAGATACGGCGCCTGTCAGCTCGGTAACAAGCCGGTCGGCTTTGTAGATATAGCGCATGGCAGCAATTATCCCGGCCGTGTGAACCGAAATACTGCGGTTGGCTTCCGGTACGAAGATAAACTCGCCAGGCAGGCTTTCAATGTTACCATCGAAGATCAGCCCGACCGCTTCCCGATTCTGATTAATGATTGGACTTCCTGAATTGCCGCCGATAATGTCATTGGTTGAAATAAAGCACATGGGCTGTTTGAGCAGCGCCAACGGCGGGTTTTTCCAGCGAGCCGGTAGATTCCAGGGGGCCTTGTCGTTGAAGGAGTAGTTGCGGTCATACAAACCGGCAAAGGTTGTGAAGATAGGCGCTTTCGTGCCGTTATAATCGTAGCTTTTCACAATGCCGTCGTTGATACGTAACGAAAAGGTCGCATCGGGTGGAACGGCTGTGCCATACACCTGATAGAGCATTCGGCCCAACTGCCCGTGCAGCACTTCCTGCCGCTGACTTAGCTGCTGAGCCTGTTGGGCGGCCGCGCGGTAACGGGGCAAACCAATAAGCGCCAGAGTCAGCAGCGGGTCGCCTGATGAACTGATCGAGCCCGGCCTAGTTGCCAGATCGCTCACAAAAGCGGGATCGGTGAGTTTAGTGTTTTTAATAAGAAAGGCCGCTGCTTCCTGCGGAGTTCGGGTAGTCCCATTGGGGCCGCTCAGGGCCGCTTTTACATAGGGATCATTACTGCCAAGACCGGCCTGGGCTTCGGCTAAATGCGCAGCTAAAAAACTTTCCTCCAGCGTGCTATTGGCCAGATTAGGCGTTATCAGCAGCGACCGCGCCCGTTCGGCATCCTGCGGGCGCGAAACGGCAAGTTCGCTATACTGCATTAAAACATTGGCAAACGTCAGTAACTCGCCCACTGTGCGTTCGCCCGGAGCGAGGTAACTGGCATCCCGGAAGAGGTTGCGTAACTGGCCTATATTAGCCGCCAGTTCGTCCCAGGTCCGGAGTTGTTCGGCCGGTAACTTACTGGTAGCCGCACTGGCTCTAAACTGCCGCTCGAAGGCTGCCTTACGTGCCATCAGATACGGATCACGCAAGCCGGCCAACTGACCGTCGTAAGCTTTCAGGCTGTTTTCCAGACTAAGAATTTCGTTCAGAACGCTGTCATTCTTTGCCGTAGCATTATAGGCCCGTAACGCATCGGCCCGGTTGCGCAGTAACTGAATGGTGGTGGGTATCTGCAGATCACGGTCAAATTCGAGTTCAGCAACCGTTTTGAGCCGTTCGGTCTTGCCCGGATTGCCGATTACAAAAACCGGTTCGCCACTGCGTACCTCGCTGGTGTTGAATTTGAAATAATGGGTAGTTTGCAGGGGTTTCCCATTGTCGTACACCCGAAAAAACGAACAGTCCAGAGCGTAACGCGGATACGTAAAGTTATCGTAATCACCCCCGAAGAAACCCAGTTGCAGTTCGGGCATAAACACTAGCCGCACGTCGGTATACCGCTTAAACCCGTAGAGCGCATACCGACCGCCGTTATAGAACGTAATAGTTTGCAGCTCCAGCCCCTGCCAGCCGGTTTTGGCGCTGTAGTCCTGCTTTATGGCCGAAAACTCGGACTCACGGGCTTCGAGCTGATTTGCTTCTGATCCGGCCCGGTTCATGGCATCCTGTACCCGTTTCGTGATGTCCTCCAGCTTAATCAACTGATCCACGAATAGGCCGTCAACCTTACGTTCGTCGGCTAGTGTTCTGGCGAAAAAGCCGTTCGCATACAAATCCTCTCCTTTTCGGGCAACCGCCGTTCCGGATTCGCGGGCGCAGTGGTGGTTGGTCATGACCAACCCATTCGCCGACACAAAGGAGGCCGAACAGTAATCCGCAAAGCGTAACGACGCCAGCCGGGCCTCGTCAAACCACTTATCGTCGGGTGTAAACTGATAGGTCTTTTGAAAATAGGCTTTGGGTGGATTATCAAATGTCCACATCTTGCCCATATCAAACGGGCCGGCTTTTACCGTGTCGGGATTAAACGTCAGTGATAGCTGAGTTGACTGAGCCAGCATTGGTCCGGACAGGCTGGCAGCCAAAAGGCCCGTCAGAATTGCTGGACGAATAATCTTAATAGACATGCAGAAATATAACTAAACCGGAATAGAAGCGTGTTGCCAGAGGCAGATTGGTTGAAAACGGAGCGGCCCGCAATTGGCCTGTCAACAACCAATTGCGAGCCGCTGTAAACATAGTGAATCAGGCGACTTCGTTTTTGAGCATAATTTCATTCGCGACCTTATCATCTTTTCGGATGAAGGGCCGGATGATGAGTCGCGTACCACGCTGATAGGTAAACAACCGGTACATCCAGTTGCTAAAGACGATCAGCTTGCTCCGGAAGCCGACCAGATACCAGATGTGAACGAATAGCCATGCCATCCAGGCAATAAAGCCGCCCAGGTGAATGTTGCCCGGCAGATCAGCCACGGCCCGGCTTCGGCCAACAATGGCCAGCGAGCCTTTATCGAAATACTCGAACGGTTCGGTCGGCTCGTTTTTCAACATCCGGCGCAGGTTCTTAGCCAGGTGATTGCCCTGCTGGATGGCGGGCTGCGCCACGCCGGGGTGACCTTTGGGCCACTTCTCTGTTTTCATGAAGGCAATATCGCCAATGGCGAAGACGTCCGTCAGGCCCTGCACGCGGTTGATGGGGTCCACCAGAATCCGGCCCCGCTCAAGGGATTCGGCCGGGATACCGTCAATGAGGGCACCCGTTACGCCCGCGCCCCATACGAGCGTCTGCGTTTTGATCTGTTCCCCGCCTTTAAACGTCACTGTTTCGCCATCGTAGGAGTCAACCAGCGTATTGAGTTTAACAATAACCCCCAGGTCTTCCAGATACCGCTGGGCTTTCTGGCCGGCTTCGTCCGACATGGGTGGGAGGACCTTGCTCAAGCCTTCGACCACGTAAATGTTCATCTGGCTAAAATCGAGCCCAGGATAGTCGGCCGGGAGAACGTGCTTGCGCATCTCAGCCAGCGAACCGGCCATCTCAACGCCCGTCGGTCCGGCTCCCGCAATAACAAAGTTAAGCAGGCTCTGGCGCTCGGCGGGGTCGCGGGTAATGCTGGCCTGCTCAAAGCACTGCAGAAGCTGGCTCCGGATGTTTAAGGCCTCGGGTATGGTCTTGAGGGGGAACGCATATTTCTGAATCTGCTCATTGCCAAAAAAGTTGGATTTCGAGCCGCTGGCAATGACCAGATAATCGTAGCGCAGATCACCGATCAGCGTCGTGACAGTTTTGGTAGCCGGATCGATTTTGTTGACCCGCACCATCCGGAAATGAAAATCCTTGTGGTCATCGAACATTTTCCGGAACGGCTCGGCAATTGAATCGGCTTCCAGGCCAGCCGTGGCTACCTGATACAGTAGCGGCCAAAATCCGTTGTAGTTCTGCCGGTCGAACAGGACAACCTGTACGTCGGTATCGCGCAGACTCTTGGCCAGGTTCATGCCACCGAAGCCACCGCCGATAATGACAACGCGCGGCTTGGTTGTATCGGGTATATTCAGGGAAAGTTTGTCGTATTGCAGCATGTTGATCGGACGTTTGTGGCGTAGCGCTATCCTGTTTGTATTACCTTGTAATCAGCGCTTTTGTTTGGCAGGGCTGCCAAAAATGAGCAAGCCGTAGGGCCTGACGCATCTCTGTATACGAATCTTTCATTAAAGGATGTTAATGAATTAACGGATGGTTAATTCCGTTCCAACCCTTGCGGCAGTATTACGCTCTCCTTAAGCAACAGCAACGTAGCTCATGCGATTACTTCTATGTAGTTTTTTCTGTAACCTATTATTCGCGAGTAGTGTATGGGCGCAGGTTGCACCCAGCCGAACTGCCCGGCCGCGTACTGGTGAAGGCCAGGCTAATCAATCGGCTGCAACCGTGAGTGGATACGTACGCGAAACGGGCAGTCTGGAGGCTCTTATCGGTGTCAATGTGTATCTGCCCGGTACGTCAACGGGAACCACCACCAACACCTACGGATTTTATTCCATTACGTTACCCGCGCAGGATAGCCTGCGGCTGGCCTTTTCGTTCGTTGGCTACGAAACTGTTACGCAGACAGTGGCTTTACAGAGAAACGCGACGCTGGACATCTCACTAACGCCGGGTCGGGTACTGTCGGAAGTAGAGGTCAAAGCCGGTCGAACAGACGAGAAA is from Spirosoma taeanense and encodes:
- a CDS encoding DinB family protein, coding for MKKSEIPVMPEFFDRYINLAEDLNVVDALNQTASFDQLMPAETLEALGDLRYAPGKWTVRDILQHIIDNERIMTYRALRFARNDQTTLPGYDEELLGANAQATRRTLADLYAEYALVRQSSIALFKSFDREMLLRSGTCYNRTISVLALGFVLVGHPIHHVNIIRERYLPLLS
- a CDS encoding NUDIX hydrolase — its product is MSKYKESLEDAPKFRFWKTQAEMNGLKINKVTDFYIRRRHNGEVLFAMLEVDADTPEGDKIPPALFLKGHAVSVLVCLIDKDTKEKFVVLVRQRRISDGSHTYEHPAGMVDADDAPDEVAARELGEEIGLDARANELTKLNPRLWFPSTGTSDEAMHFYFIERELPRTDILAFHHKDMGNQSEFERITTVVTSLPEAHKLVNNVNGLLIHFLYLQHVGDYETMKLL
- a CDS encoding S9 family peptidase encodes the protein MLKRVFLLIAVTAQVVCAQTKSKVLVTDLTRIKQISGIELSPDGQRAVYMLTTIEPNTDQKSDEYDYKTHIYLTSLKPGDSKALTHGSESARQAVWSPDGQTLAFTRSVKGKSQIFVMPLDGGEAYQLTNSPYGASAPQWSPDGKRIAFTATVSMTEMLNDTLLNPGRKTPVWSLEKPGFANNNFIKADARVKSNPDGTLAEIRAYLTKDVEDKKAKVINRLNFQSEATTEPDLSFTHLFLIEVRDGAIAKPLTRGFASVQGGNWLPNGQGLLAVTDRDSLRHPDREQDNAIVFISADGSGIRTTVLAEAGKSYSSPEISPDGKQLAFLVTPSVGVNFPQLGIATLTGAKASGVELVTFDRAAGSLAWATSALPTKGKKPVSGNTLYFTASANGGTPLYRLDPITRQVTQLTDFESGITYFDVAGNRLVLAKTEVANPSELYLADATAKAQTKLSNHNDWVVQKQLSFPQKRTYTNSLGQTVDYWIMKPAVVEAGKKYPLLLNMHGGPTAMWGPGEASMWHEFQYMCAQGYGVVYANPRGSGGYGLNFQRANIKDWGTGPAEDVLAAATDAARESWVDTARQVITGGSYAGYLTAWIVGHDNRFKAAFAQRGVYDLTTFLGEGNAWRLIPNYFAYPWEADAKVLDANSPYTFVQNIRTPLLIKHGENDLRTGIIQSEMLYKSLKILGRPVEYVRMPGATHELSRTGNVRQRIDRLLRIYEFFERYVGPDAQGLSQK
- a CDS encoding NUDIX hydrolase: MKKQVSLDDAGKYKAWRKALTQNGITVNKIEELHVQRRHKDGGVLYALLNIDAEAPEGTKLNPICFLKGDAVSVLVVLIDDETDDRHILLVRQRRICDGSELHEHPAGMIDDDDDQPIDVAARELNEETQLDVKPDELKPLFDRPLFSATATSDEALHFFYLERRMPLAEIQTLNGRKTGADDENEHTKLYVATLPEAHRLVHNIHGIMAHLLYLQLVGDYETLRLL
- a CDS encoding S46 family peptidase, with translation MSIKIIRPAILTGLLAASLSGPMLAQSTQLSLTFNPDTVKAGPFDMGKMWTFDNPPKAYFQKTYQFTPDDKWFDEARLASLRFADYCSASFVSANGLVMTNHHCARESGTAVARKGEDLYANGFFARTLADERKVDGLFVDQLIKLEDITKRVQDAMNRAGSEANQLEARESEFSAIKQDYSAKTGWQGLELQTITFYNGGRYALYGFKRYTDVRLVFMPELQLGFFGGDYDNFTYPRYALDCSFFRVYDNGKPLQTTHYFKFNTSEVRSGEPVFVIGNPGKTERLKTVAELEFDRDLQIPTTIQLLRNRADALRAYNATAKNDSVLNEILSLENSLKAYDGQLAGLRDPYLMARKAAFERQFRASAATSKLPAEQLRTWDELAANIGQLRNLFRDASYLAPGERTVGELLTFANVLMQYSELAVSRPQDAERARSLLITPNLANSTLEESFLAAHLAEAQAGLGSNDPYVKAALSGPNGTTRTPQEAAAFLIKNTKLTDPAFVSDLATRPGSISSSGDPLLTLALIGLPRYRAAAQQAQQLSQRQEVLHGQLGRMLYQVYGTAVPPDATFSLRINDGIVKSYDYNGTKAPIFTTFAGLYDRNYSFNDKAPWNLPARWKNPPLALLKQPMCFISTNDIIGGNSGSPIINQNREAVGLIFDGNIESLPGEFIFVPEANRSISVHTAGIIAAMRYIYKADRLVTELTGAVSGNPARATSRRK
- a CDS encoding NAD(P)/FAD-dependent oxidoreductase, producing the protein MLQYDKLSLNIPDTTKPRVVIIGGGFGGMNLAKSLRDTDVQVVLFDRQNYNGFWPLLYQVATAGLEADSIAEPFRKMFDDHKDFHFRMVRVNKIDPATKTVTTLIGDLRYDYLVIASGSKSNFFGNEQIQKYAFPLKTIPEALNIRSQLLQCFEQASITRDPAERQSLLNFVIAGAGPTGVEMAGSLAEMRKHVLPADYPGLDFSQMNIYVVEGLSKVLPPMSDEAGQKAQRYLEDLGVIVKLNTLVDSYDGETVTFKGGEQIKTQTLVWGAGVTGALIDGIPAESLERGRILVDPINRVQGLTDVFAIGDIAFMKTEKWPKGHPGVAQPAIQQGNHLAKNLRRMLKNEPTEPFEYFDKGSLAIVGRSRAVADLPGNIHLGGFIAWMAWLFVHIWYLVGFRSKLIVFSNWMYRLFTYQRGTRLIIRPFIRKDDKVANEIMLKNEVA